The window ATCTTTCTGAACGGCGTAATCATGGCAACAGCCGCCGAGGACCAGCAGAGCCTTGAGCGGCTTGACCGGCTCGGCAGCGCGGGCCATTGAGGCCGGCTGCGCGCTCAAGCTGACTAAGACAGCGACTGCGACCGCGGCTTGTGCGGCACGTCGCCAGACAGGTGCGGCGGCGGCGCGAGAGCCGCTTGGCCAAATGGAAACCCAGGTGTGCATTCGCGAGTTCCTCCATCGTGGGTGCAAGGCGGGAAGCTGGCGACGGCGCACAGTCGGGCGTGCCTTTGATGGCCGCGCCCGGCCAGGCGTCAGAATCGCCAGCCGGTAAGGAGGTTTATGATAGTCGGCCCGCCGAGCGGAAGAAACCGGTGCGGCAGAGCACAGTCGGCTTTGAAGATTACGAATCAATCTCGCGTGAGTTGGCGCAAACCCTTCTCCCCCGGGGAGAAGGTGGCGGCGCTAGCCGACGGATGAGGGTCGCGCGTCAATCGGGCGCGGCTCCGGGGGCAGAGTGGACCCTCATCCGGCCTTCGGCCACCTTCTCCCGGAGGGAGAAGGGTTGCTTCTCGCTCGGTGATTGAGTTGTGGCGTTATGATGCTGCTTGTCGCACAATAGCGTGAGGTCAAGGCCTGACCTTCGCATGCCTCCCTACCTGACGAAAGTACACGCACGCCGATGAGAACATTTGCCACTTCGTTACTAATGTCGCTCTTCGCGCTCGGCTTCGCGCCACTCGTTTGCCAAGCGGACGCTGACGAAAAACCATTCGCGCCGACGGCGGCGTATCGGGTCGAGACGATCCAGGGGTTCACCGTGCTGATCAATCCCGAGGTGTCCGAGCACCCGGATGAGGCGGCCGCCATGCGCAAGGAATTGGACGCCCAGTTGCAAGCCATCGTACGCGTGGTGCCGGCCAAAGCGGTCGAGGCGCTGCGGCGCGTGCGGATGTGGATCGAGTGGGAGAAGAAGCCCAAAGGGGCGGCCGAGTTTCATCCCTCGGCCCAGTGGCTAACAAATCACGGCTATAACCCCGAGAAGGCTGGCTGTATCGAACTGTCGAATGCCCGCAACTTTGTGAACTGGTCGCGGACGGCCCAGCCTTGGATGGTGCTGCACGAAATGGCTCATGCGTACCACAACCTGGTGCTCGGGCGCGACGACGCGGCGATCGAGGCCGCCTACCAACAAGCGGTCGAGCGTAATATCTACGACTCGGTCGGTTACATCAAAGGGGGCGAAAAGCGGGCCTACGCACTGAACAATCGCTTTGAGTATTTCGCCGAGCTATCCGAAGCCTGGTTCGGCAAGAATGATTTCTTTCCGTACACGCGCGAGGAATTGAAAACGCACGACCCGGTGGGGTACGAGCTGATGGAGAAATCCTGGGGCGCGTCGGCGGAGTGAGGTTAATTCATCTCGCGCGAGTCCGCGCATAACCCTTCTCCCCCGGGGAGAAGGTGGTGAGCGCAGCGAACCGGATGAGGGTCCACGAACCATTGGAGTCCCGCTGTAGCCTGACGCGCGACCCTCATCCGGCCTTCGGCCACCTTCTCCCAGAGGGGAGAAGGGTTGCTTCAGGCCGCGTGGCGATTGAGGACGCATTGACGTTTTGACTCGCTTACGAGCAAAACTCAATTCGCCACGTTGATCTTGTGGCCGGGCATGTCGACGCGGGCCCAGAACGGGTGTTGCCGGTCGCCGCGGGTGCGGGCGTCTTCGAGCATCACCGGCAAGCTCGGTTCGATGCCGTCCGGCGCTTTGACCTGGGCACCGTTCACCGTGATCTTGATGCGCTGATTGAAATTCACCAACTCCGGCGCCAGCCAGACGGTCACACTGGCGGCCGACGTCTTGACGATCATACCATTGGTCGCGGTCAGCGAACCTTCGGTGGTGGCGGCCACGCCGTTGCGCGCCGGCGGCCACTGCTCGGGCTCGACGATCACCTTGTCGGGAAAGTTGCTCATCTCGAGCCAGTAGAAGTAATTGTCCCAACTGCGCAGCGTGCGGGCGTGGATTTCACGCGGGAAGAAGTTGCGCTGATGGCGGCCCATCCAATCGAACAGGTTCAATACCTCGTCCGAGAAGTGCTCGTGGCCGCGCCCCAGGAACTCGACCACGGTCAGGTTATAGCCGCGGGTCATGTACCGATCGAAGTCGCGGGAATTGCGGGCGTGGTGATCGCCGTCGCGCTCGCCGGCCACGAAATACAGCGGCACCAGGCCGGCGTTCTCCCAGTAGTAGCCCACGTACTTGTCGGTGACCGCCGAGATCGGAATCACGCCGGCCCACAGGTCAGGGTGCGCAATGCCGATGTCCCAAGCCGCGTCGCCCCCCATCGAGTGTCCGCTGAGAAACACGCGGTCGGTGTCGATCGAGTAGCGCCGCTGCGCGTCGCGCAAGGCGTTCAGCACGGCGCCGTGTTCGCGGGCCGAGAACTTGTACTCGCGCTGCTCGACGTTGCCCCAATGCGGCGCGATAACAATGTAGCCGTTCCGCGAAGCGGGCCCTTGGCGGCGACCTTCGCTGTCGCGGCCGCCGGCCCACCAATCGATTTGCATCTCGGGCGTGCTGCCAGCGCTGTGCAAAGTAATGATCGTTGGGTAGAGGCGATGCGAGTCATACTCGGGGGGCAGTTGCACCGTGTAAGGAATGCCGGGCTCTCCTTCGACCGTCGGGACGTCGTGCTTGAACTGGCCAGGCACGTTGGGATCGAGTTGCCCCATGGGCTGGGGCGGCCGCATATGGAACAGAACCTTGGCCACCAGTTCGGACGTGGCGGCTTCTTGCTTGCGGAATTCGTCGATCAAGAGCAAGCGGGTGGTTTGAACCCGCTCGACCAGATACTTGCGCAACAGGTCGCGCGTGGTCAACAGCGACATCGCCACGGGGAGCTTCTGCTGGGCGTCGCCGGCGCCGACCAGCCAGCCGCTGACACACGTGGCCACGCGTTGCTCAGGCGTGGCTTGGGCGTCGGCCCACGATTGACGATAGGCGGCCATGCGGGCCAGCGTGTTGGGGTTCAACTCTGCCCGCAGTTCGTCGCGAAACAGGCTCAACTGCAGCTTGTAAGCCGACTCTTGAATCTTGGCGATGTCGGCGTCGAGGTGATCATGAATCTCCTTGATCGAATCGCCCTGCTGTTTGAATTTGTCCAGCATCTGTTGCACGGCCACCAAGGTTTCGCCAGCCACATTCTCGGCCGGGAAGCTTTTGAGCACGTGGAACGCCAACTGGTACTGCCCGGCGTTCAAACGGATCTGCACCTCGCGCAGCGCGTTCCGCGCCAGGGTTTGGTGAATGCGCACGGTGGTGGGCTGAAACTGGGCTTTCTGCTCGGGAAAGTCGTCGATGATTTCCTTGAGCTTCTTCTCGGCATCGTTGTAGCGCCCGAGTTGCAGATAGAACTGCACGATCGCCAATCGCTGCTCGATTTTCTTGGCGTCGATCGAGTGCATCAGAATCTTGTCCAACAACGGTGGCGCGATCGAGTTGGTCGCGATCCGCTGATCCCACTGCATGGGCTTCCCTTCCTGCGCCAAGGCTTCGACCTTGGCATAGCGCGGCGTCAGTTCGCTGATTCCTTGGATGATCACCAGCGGCCCTTGTTGGGTCGACATCTTGATCATCCGCCGCCCGTATTCATCGAACGGGCTGGTACCCAGGATAGTGCCGACGCTGCCGACCAGCATGCCGTTGTGCGAGACCGGCTGACGAAGCGTGATCTTTTCTTCGACTTCAGGGCTGGCCTTCTCGTCAACGGCCGCGACCTGCTTGGTGGGAAAGAAGACGCGGCGCAGGTCGTCGTCGACCAGGACGATCTGTTGGATGGCGACCCCTTCGGCGGCTTTCGGCGCGGCCGGGTTTTCGACCATCGAGCCCACCTTGGCGGCGCGCCCTTCGACGGTGCGGCCGTCCTTCAACGTAAACTTGGTGGCATAGGCCGGCGGCGCGGCGGCGACCACCAAGGCGACAACGATCGCCCCCAAGCTCAGTTGCCGATGTCGATTGCGTCGCTCCATCCGTTTGGCTCCGGGGTTTCGATGCCGGTGGCTCATCCAAGGTTCCCTGATCTTTTGGGAGTTCGAGTCGCGCGCCCCCGGTCATTGACCGGGACTAATGTCGCGAACCTTTTCCCGTCCGGCGAGCCCTAACACTCGAACCTGCGAGGTGTTACACTTAAGTTTTAGCTTCCAATCGCCCGGCGTGCTTTAATGGCGGCCTTCGGGGCGATTGGCCCCGCCGGCTGTAAGTCATAAGATTATAGGCGTTTGCGCCAGGGCGACCCGTCCCGGCCAGCATCGTTTTCAGGCATTTTTCAGCGAGTTCCCTCCCCATGAGTTCGTCCGCTTCGGCCCCCCG of the Planctomycetota bacterium genome contains:
- a CDS encoding peptidase, whose amino-acid sequence is MERRNRHRQLSLGAIVVALVVAAAPPAYATKFTLKDGRTVEGRAAKVGSMVENPAAPKAAEGVAIQQIVLVDDDLRRVFFPTKQVAAVDEKASPEVEEKITLRQPVSHNGMLVGSVGTILGTSPFDEYGRRMIKMSTQQGPLVIIQGISELTPRYAKVEALAQEGKPMQWDQRIATNSIAPPLLDKILMHSIDAKKIEQRLAIVQFYLQLGRYNDAEKKLKEIIDDFPEQKAQFQPTTVRIHQTLARNALREVQIRLNAGQYQLAFHVLKSFPAENVAGETLVAVQQMLDKFKQQGDSIKEIHDHLDADIAKIQESAYKLQLSLFRDELRAELNPNTLARMAAYRQSWADAQATPEQRVATCVSGWLVGAGDAQQKLPVAMSLLTTRDLLRKYLVERVQTTRLLLIDEFRKQEAATSELVAKVLFHMRPPQPMGQLDPNVPGQFKHDVPTVEGEPGIPYTVQLPPEYDSHRLYPTIITLHSAGSTPEMQIDWWAGGRDSEGRRQGPASRNGYIVIAPHWGNVEQREYKFSAREHGAVLNALRDAQRRYSIDTDRVFLSGHSMGGDAAWDIGIAHPDLWAGVIPISAVTDKYVGYYWENAGLVPLYFVAGERDGDHHARNSRDFDRYMTRGYNLTVVEFLGRGHEHFSDEVLNLFDWMGRHQRNFFPREIHARTLRSWDNYFYWLEMSNFPDKVIVEPEQWPPARNGVAATTEGSLTATNGMIVKTSAASVTVWLAPELVNFNQRIKITVNGAQVKAPDGIEPSLPVMLEDARTRGDRQHPFWARVDMPGHKINVAN